The following are from one region of the Simiduia agarivorans SA1 = DSM 21679 genome:
- a CDS encoding outer membrane beta-barrel protein, translating to MKKFLATTALAIAAGSFTTASIAEEGFYAGANLGIMHVDLGDASNPFNVGIQLGYHFSDNWAIEGQYTSSLSDGSFENPSYYGPDNVDFSVETLAGYGVFRSSGNVYFKAKAGIINETIDAEGGYSASDTGASVGLGLGFRQSDAGNFELEATIIEEDVIYFSAGFNVNF from the coding sequence TTGAAAAAGTTTCTTGCTACAACCGCATTAGCTATTGCCGCCGGCAGTTTCACCACAGCTTCCATCGCAGAAGAAGGGTTCTACGCAGGCGCCAACCTCGGCATTATGCACGTGGACCTGGGCGATGCTTCCAACCCGTTTAACGTCGGGATTCAGCTGGGCTATCACTTCTCAGACAACTGGGCAATTGAAGGCCAATACACCAGCTCTCTGAGCGATGGCTCTTTCGAAAACCCCAGCTACTACGGTCCGGACAATGTGGACTTCTCCGTTGAAACACTGGCGGGCTATGGCGTATTTCGGTCTAGTGGCAACGTTTACTTCAAAGCCAAGGCCGGCATTATCAACGAAACCATCGACGCCGAAGGCGGTTACAGTGCATCCGACACAGGCGCATCCGTTGGCCTTGGCCTGGGCTTCCGTCAGTCGGACGCAGGCAACTTCGAATTGGAAGCCACCATCATTGAAGAAGATGTAATCTACTTTTCTGCCGGTTTTAATGTGAACTTCTGA
- a CDS encoding APC family permease, producing the protein MTVNRIKSQQDLTRGAERAPLQRTLGAFELTFLGIGAIIGTGIFLLTALGAERAGPGLLLSFFIAGLVCVFAALAYAELTAMAPVAGSAYSFAYLSVGEWLAWLVGWNLILEYTAAAAAVAAGWAGYINGLLAHYDLALPLWLRTGYFTNTETGGINLLAVLLVGCIAALLVRGTRESARLNAFLVGAKLIGLLIFIAVTLTFFSPDKLSPFMPYGFWASEQDGLVRGVLAAASLIFFAYVGFDAVSTAAEETVNPQRNIPIGVIASIVICTLIYLLVILAALGAVHYKALAGNPEPLAYVMRTLGYEQLGNVIALIAIFALPTVIMVMLYGQTRIFFVMARDGLIPRSLTRLHTRYHTPARLSWLTAALVAVLAGLLPLDQIAEMSNTGTLFAFIVVAIAVMLLRHQQPNWHRPFRCPAVYAVAGIALMGCVLLFISLPAISIERFGIWSLIGLVIYGVYGYRHSEMSASTKRA; encoded by the coding sequence ATGACTGTGAACCGCATTAAATCACAGCAAGACCTGACCCGGGGCGCCGAGCGCGCCCCCTTACAACGCACGCTGGGTGCCTTTGAGCTGACGTTTCTGGGCATTGGCGCCATTATCGGTACCGGTATTTTTCTGCTTACGGCGTTGGGCGCAGAACGCGCCGGGCCAGGCTTACTGTTATCGTTTTTTATCGCGGGGTTGGTGTGCGTGTTTGCCGCCCTGGCCTATGCCGAACTGACGGCCATGGCGCCGGTAGCTGGCAGCGCCTACAGCTTCGCCTACCTTTCGGTGGGGGAATGGTTGGCGTGGCTGGTGGGCTGGAATCTCATTTTGGAATACACCGCGGCGGCGGCAGCCGTCGCGGCGGGCTGGGCCGGCTATATTAACGGCCTGCTGGCACACTATGACCTCGCGCTGCCCCTGTGGTTGCGCACCGGCTATTTCACCAACACAGAGACAGGCGGCATCAACCTGCTGGCAGTGCTATTGGTGGGTTGTATCGCAGCACTATTGGTCCGGGGCACGCGCGAATCTGCTCGGCTGAATGCATTCCTGGTAGGTGCCAAACTCATCGGGCTGCTGATTTTTATTGCTGTCACACTGACATTTTTCAGCCCAGACAAGCTGTCACCTTTCATGCCTTACGGTTTTTGGGCCAGCGAGCAAGACGGTCTGGTGCGCGGCGTGTTGGCAGCGGCATCATTGATATTTTTTGCCTACGTAGGTTTTGATGCGGTTTCCACGGCGGCAGAGGAAACCGTAAACCCCCAGCGCAACATCCCCATCGGCGTGATTGCCTCAATCGTCATTTGTACGCTGATCTATCTGCTTGTGATTCTGGCTGCACTGGGCGCGGTGCACTACAAAGCCCTCGCGGGCAACCCTGAACCTCTGGCGTACGTGATGCGGACACTCGGCTACGAACAACTGGGCAATGTCATCGCATTGATCGCCATATTCGCACTGCCCACAGTGATTATGGTGATGCTGTACGGCCAGACCCGGATATTTTTTGTGATGGCACGGGACGGACTCATTCCACGCTCACTCACCCGCCTGCATACCCGCTACCACACGCCCGCGCGCCTGAGTTGGCTCACCGCGGCGCTGGTTGCCGTTCTCGCAGGCCTGTTGCCGCTGGATCAGATTGCCGAGATGTCCAACACAGGCACCTTGTTCGCATTCATTGTTGTTGCCATCGCCGTGATGTTGCTGCGCCATCAGCAACCAAACTGGCACCGGCCGTTCCGCTGCCCCGCCGTCTATGCGGTCGCTGGCATCGCCCTGATGGGTTGCGTGCTCCTGTTTATCAGCTTGCCGGCAATTTCCATCGAACGGTTCGGTATCTGGAGCCTGATTGGGCTCGTTATCTATGGCGTTTATGGCTATCGGCACAGTGAAATGTCAGCTTCCACAAAGCGGGCATGA
- a CDS encoding AraC family transcriptional regulator gives MTASLPTSYLRLLLQATGANDARTRALVAACGLETHPTQAPLESQWPLLEHLLAQYPEPRLGWQLGLQMQLALHGQLGTAFYSAADLGSALQLLERYLPVRAPVFSLSINKHASGWWLQLEPRLPLKCLSRFLTHTTTAALCSAISSYTGAAFDGEIQLPQFEPSDSPDLFHPYADRIRLGSSVARLFLNNTLLTRPSLMSDAAQHALALALCEQALQSQGQSADALPHILMQWFSETPGQRWTQDQAATHLHMSSRTLNRRLRAIGTSFHHLQTTYLHRCACQLLNNPQLSVDAIALQLGFHDGASFRRSFKRWQGTTPSGYRAQNTPPDARRGPSQGDKKAG, from the coding sequence TTGACCGCCAGTCTCCCTACCAGTTACCTGCGCCTGCTATTGCAGGCGACGGGCGCCAATGACGCACGCACACGCGCGCTGGTGGCAGCCTGCGGCCTGGAAACCCATCCGACACAGGCACCTCTGGAGAGCCAATGGCCGCTGCTGGAACACCTGCTTGCGCAATACCCGGAACCCCGACTTGGCTGGCAATTGGGTCTGCAAATGCAACTGGCTTTACACGGCCAACTGGGTACGGCCTTTTACAGTGCAGCCGACCTCGGCAGCGCATTGCAACTGCTGGAGCGATACCTGCCCGTACGCGCACCGGTCTTTTCGCTCTCTATAAATAAGCACGCCTCGGGCTGGTGGCTCCAACTTGAACCCCGCCTGCCACTGAAATGCTTATCCCGGTTTCTTACCCACACCACCACCGCGGCCCTGTGTTCTGCCATCAGCAGCTATACCGGCGCCGCCTTTGACGGCGAAATCCAGTTACCGCAGTTTGAACCTTCGGACAGCCCGGACCTCTTTCATCCCTATGCGGATAGGATCCGCCTGGGCTCTTCCGTCGCCCGGTTGTTTTTAAACAACACCTTACTGACCCGCCCGTCCCTGATGTCCGATGCAGCACAACACGCCCTTGCACTTGCGCTGTGCGAACAGGCCCTGCAATCACAGGGGCAGTCCGCTGACGCGCTACCGCACATATTGATGCAATGGTTCAGCGAAACACCGGGCCAGCGTTGGACCCAAGACCAGGCGGCCACGCATTTACACATGAGCAGCCGGACACTCAATCGCCGGCTCCGCGCAATAGGCACCAGTTTTCATCACTTGCAGACCACCTATCTGCATCGCTGCGCTTGCCAGTTACTCAACAACCCGCAACTGAGTGTGGATGCCATTGCCTTGCAATTGGGGTTTCACGATGGCGCCAGTTTCCGGCGCAGTTTTAAACGCTGGCAAGGCACAACGCCATCTGGCTATCGCGCACAAAACACCCCACCAGACGCCCGACGCGGGCCGTCACAAGGCGACAAAAAGGCCGGCTGA
- a CDS encoding fatty acid desaturase, with protein sequence MDEAFKTLLQRPQFAWPTLALLVGCWLAFGLSTALGVSGYWWWGWSVACNALAAYLVFTVGHDASHGSVSRVRWLNDTAGLFSTLLLSPIPFFRLFRYVHMQHHRHVNEPGADPDHYCGTGPRWQLPLRWATLDLHYLYLYFQPACFTKRSVADQRAIVLAMGFAFLVFIGFLLSPWFAEYLLFFILPSRIAVFLLALCFDFLPHYPHTVKASEAPYQATANRLGADWLLCPLLTMQNYHLSHHLYPSVPFYRYRKAWLAREAFHESQLPATQTPLGLRPLQRGMAEAQ encoded by the coding sequence ATGGATGAAGCTTTTAAAACGTTGTTGCAACGCCCGCAGTTCGCGTGGCCCACATTGGCGTTGTTGGTGGGCTGCTGGTTGGCATTCGGATTGTCTACCGCGTTGGGTGTGAGTGGCTATTGGTGGTGGGGCTGGAGTGTCGCGTGCAACGCCCTGGCGGCATACCTTGTATTTACGGTGGGTCACGATGCCAGTCACGGCAGCGTGAGCCGGGTGCGGTGGCTGAACGATACGGCCGGATTGTTCAGTACCTTATTGCTGTCGCCCATTCCGTTTTTTCGTTTGTTCCGCTACGTCCACATGCAGCATCATCGCCACGTGAACGAACCCGGCGCCGATCCGGACCACTATTGCGGTACCGGCCCGCGTTGGCAGTTGCCGCTGCGCTGGGCGACGCTCGATCTGCACTATCTTTACCTTTACTTTCAACCCGCCTGTTTCACCAAGCGGTCTGTCGCAGATCAGCGCGCCATTGTATTGGCGATGGGCTTTGCCTTTTTGGTGTTTATTGGTTTTCTGCTGTCGCCCTGGTTCGCTGAATACCTGCTATTTTTTATCCTTCCTTCCCGGATTGCGGTTTTCTTGCTGGCCTTGTGTTTTGATTTCCTACCCCACTACCCCCATACGGTAAAAGCCAGTGAGGCGCCTTACCAGGCCACGGCTAACCGGCTCGGCGCCGATTGGCTCTTGTGCCCGTTATTGACCATGCAAAACTATCACTTGTCGCATCATCTCTATCCATCGGTTCCGTTTTACCGCTACCGCAAAGCCTGGTTGGCGCGGGAGGCTTTTCACGAGTCACAACTGCCGGCAACACAAACGCCGTTGGGCCTGCGACCCTTGCAAAGAGGCATGGCAGAGGCTCAGTAA
- a CDS encoding CPBP family intramembrane glutamic endopeptidase: MAQRLVDSAVHRADRDNATLYRLLSTQLRDVNVPESVVDAIPPLLIFLITWICMRLRKQTLGQVGLQFDRRWLAQLLLGTALGIAWLLAVAIPIWIAGGVEFSVNPNASMNILLIGLWGFALGALMEELLHRGFIFQRLIDGIGFIGAQFLVAAIFAFGHLENPEMEGWVQLRACTDLAIASLIFGLAYWRTKSLALPFGLHLGWNWMQGSVMGVAVSGHETQGLLVAHITDAPVWLSGGGFGLEASLVSQLVSLLVLAALWYWPKKSSPSQAQPALA, translated from the coding sequence ATGGCGCAACGGCTGGTGGATTCTGCTGTTCATCGGGCTGATCGTGATAACGCAACCCTGTATCGATTGCTGAGTACCCAGCTGCGCGACGTTAACGTCCCGGAATCAGTGGTAGACGCGATCCCACCCCTGCTGATTTTTTTGATTACCTGGATTTGCATGCGCTTGCGCAAACAAACATTGGGGCAGGTTGGCCTGCAATTTGATCGCCGCTGGCTTGCGCAGCTTTTACTGGGTACGGCGCTCGGCATCGCCTGGCTATTGGCGGTCGCCATTCCCATCTGGATTGCTGGCGGCGTGGAATTTTCAGTAAACCCCAATGCCTCGATGAACATTCTGCTCATCGGGCTATGGGGTTTTGCACTTGGTGCTTTAATGGAAGAACTGTTACACCGGGGCTTTATCTTTCAACGCCTTATCGATGGCATCGGTTTTATCGGCGCACAGTTTTTGGTGGCCGCTATTTTTGCGTTTGGTCATCTGGAAAACCCCGAAATGGAAGGCTGGGTACAGTTGCGCGCCTGTACAGACCTTGCCATCGCTTCACTCATTTTTGGCCTCGCCTATTGGCGCACTAAAAGTCTGGCGCTGCCATTTGGTTTGCACCTGGGCTGGAACTGGATGCAAGGCAGCGTGATGGGCGTCGCCGTCAGCGGCCACGAAACTCAGGGCCTGCTGGTGGCGCACATCACCGATGCACCCGTCTGGCTCAGCGGCGGAGGCTTTGGCCTGGAGGCCAGCCTGGTATCGCAATTGGTGAGCCTCCTCGTGCTCGCGGCTTTATGGTACTGGCCGAAAAAATCATCGCCATCGCAAGCGCAACCCGCTCTGGCCTGA
- a CDS encoding TonB-dependent receptor domain-containing protein, with protein sequence MKTKVLALAVGLASTTALAQTVQDEIVVTATRTETPLSQTIAPVTVLTAEDIAALQVVDVPELINRFAGLDLVQSGGRGATASAFVRGTNSSHLLVLVDGVRIDSATLGASAIQYLDPASIERIELVRGPRSSLYGSDAIGGTLQIFTRKASNEGANLALNVGYGSHNEQRYRLAGGFKSDTANLNATLSHHTTDGYDRTLNESYGDADDDAYSVTSASVSGELSLTDATAVFASAQYQTGESDTDRLCNDAWGPCNPVSLPYTEFSNGILDAGIKSQVNDLWRAELRAGVAQDESENFDHVPGVAESVWGGTNTFTTERRHASWQNDLAVAEGQLVTLGLDYERESVDSNNVAYDEDSRTTQAVFGQYQAQVGNHSFVLGARTDDSDQYGRKNTGNLSWGWAVDEAWTLVASAGTGFKAPSFNDLYWPFSGNPDLKPESSQNLEAGVKYRDGELYFAMNAFQNNIDDLIAWAPVDPSDPFSAWLPGNVNKAEIQGSELELQNRFGDVLVSANYTYLEPEDKATGNQLINRANQLFNLDVSRAFGPVTLGMVIEARSARYSDAANLNKVPGYGLLHARASWAVTEHFSLDARINNLLDKEYTVVRNFREDGINGFVSANVRF encoded by the coding sequence ATGAAGACCAAAGTACTCGCGCTGGCCGTTGGCCTCGCATCCACCACTGCGCTGGCTCAGACCGTGCAGGACGAAATTGTGGTGACGGCCACGCGCACCGAAACGCCGCTATCGCAGACCATTGCGCCGGTTACCGTGCTGACAGCAGAGGATATTGCTGCATTGCAGGTGGTGGACGTGCCCGAGCTGATCAACCGGTTTGCCGGTCTCGATCTGGTGCAAAGCGGCGGCCGTGGCGCCACCGCCAGTGCGTTTGTGCGCGGTACTAACAGCAGCCATTTGTTGGTACTGGTGGACGGTGTTCGCATCGATTCGGCGACCTTGGGGGCGAGCGCTATCCAGTACCTGGACCCGGCCTCGATCGAACGCATTGAATTGGTGCGCGGGCCTCGTTCGAGCTTGTATGGCTCCGATGCCATTGGCGGCACCCTGCAGATCTTCACCCGCAAGGCCAGCAATGAGGGTGCAAATCTGGCGCTGAATGTGGGTTATGGCTCGCACAATGAGCAGCGCTATCGGCTCGCCGGCGGTTTCAAATCTGACACCGCCAACCTGAATGCCACGCTCAGCCACCACACCACCGACGGTTATGACCGCACGCTGAACGAAAGCTATGGCGATGCAGATGACGATGCTTATAGCGTAACCAGTGCGAGCGTGTCGGGCGAATTGAGCCTGACCGATGCAACCGCCGTTTTTGCCAGCGCGCAATACCAGACCGGCGAAAGCGATACAGACCGTCTGTGCAATGATGCCTGGGGCCCGTGTAATCCCGTGTCGCTGCCCTACACCGAGTTCAGCAATGGCATATTGGATGCCGGTATCAAATCCCAGGTAAACGATCTGTGGCGGGCGGAATTGCGGGCCGGCGTTGCTCAGGACGAATCTGAAAACTTCGATCATGTACCCGGTGTGGCCGAGTCAGTTTGGGGCGGCACCAATACCTTTACCACCGAGCGCCGTCACGCCAGTTGGCAGAACGACCTGGCCGTGGCCGAAGGCCAGTTGGTGACGCTGGGTCTGGACTATGAGCGCGAGTCAGTGGATTCCAATAACGTAGCGTACGACGAAGATTCGCGTACCACGCAGGCGGTTTTCGGACAGTATCAGGCGCAGGTGGGCAATCACTCATTTGTACTGGGTGCGCGCACGGATGATTCCGACCAGTATGGTCGTAAAAACACCGGCAACCTGTCCTGGGGCTGGGCGGTGGACGAGGCCTGGACTCTCGTGGCTTCGGCCGGCACCGGTTTTAAGGCGCCGAGTTTTAACGATTTGTATTGGCCGTTTTCCGGTAACCCGGACCTGAAGCCCGAATCATCGCAAAACCTGGAAGCGGGCGTGAAATACCGCGACGGCGAACTCTACTTCGCCATGAATGCCTTCCAGAACAACATTGACGACCTGATTGCCTGGGCGCCCGTGGACCCGAGCGACCCATTCAGTGCCTGGTTGCCCGGTAACGTGAACAAGGCGGAGATTCAGGGTAGCGAGCTGGAGCTGCAAAACCGCTTCGGCGATGTGCTGGTGAGCGCCAATTACACCTACCTTGAGCCGGAAGACAAAGCTACCGGCAATCAGCTGATCAATCGTGCCAACCAGCTGTTCAACCTGGACGTGAGTCGTGCCTTTGGCCCGGTGACGCTGGGTATGGTGATTGAAGCCCGTTCCGCGCGTTACAGCGATGCCGCCAATTTGAATAAGGTGCCCGGCTACGGTTTGTTGCATGCCCGCGCCAGTTGGGCGGTGACCGAACATTTCAGCCTGGATGCGCGCATCAACAACCTGCTCGACAAGGAGTACACCGTAGTGCGGAACTTCCGCGAAGACGGTATCAACGGCTTTGTGAGCGCCAACGTCCGCTTCTGA
- a CDS encoding amidohydrolase: MNRWILSGLSCAVALALSACGEPDKPKPTLELPDKDPFPSTYQVPAANTLLIKGARILVGDGTELTHADVVVADGVIKAVGEGLQVPEGATLVDGRGKWLTPGLIDVHSHMGNYPAPATDNHADGNEMTSPVTAQVWTEHSVWPEDPQFEKALAGGVTTVQILPGSGNLIGGRGVTLKNVPSVTVQGMKFPGAPYSLKMACGENPKRVYGSKGQLPSTRMGNMAGYRNAWIEAAEYRKKWADYQKKIEAGEEADVPGRDLRLETLAGVLDGEIRVHNHCYKADEMAQMIDMSKEFGYEIAAFHHSVEAYKVAPQLAQEGICAVMWADWWGFKQEAFDMVRENIALVDYVKGCAIIHSDDPIQIQRLNQEVAKAMSAGNRLGLGLTGAQAIKWATLNPARSLGLEDKIGSVTEGKNADLVLWDADPMSVYAHAEKVWIDGSLRYDRLDASVAPTSDFNLGILQAGEVRP, from the coding sequence ATGAACCGCTGGATTCTCAGTGGCTTGAGCTGCGCAGTCGCCCTGGCGCTCAGTGCCTGCGGTGAACCGGACAAGCCAAAACCCACGCTCGAATTACCCGATAAAGATCCTTTCCCCTCCACCTATCAGGTGCCGGCAGCCAATACCCTGCTGATCAAAGGCGCGCGCATTCTGGTGGGCGATGGCACAGAACTGACCCATGCCGATGTGGTGGTAGCCGATGGCGTGATCAAGGCGGTGGGTGAAGGCCTGCAGGTACCGGAAGGCGCAACTTTGGTGGATGGCCGTGGCAAATGGCTGACCCCCGGGCTGATCGATGTGCACTCGCACATGGGTAACTACCCGGCGCCGGCGACGGACAACCATGCCGATGGCAACGAAATGACCAGCCCGGTCACCGCCCAGGTGTGGACCGAGCATTCGGTCTGGCCGGAAGACCCCCAGTTTGAAAAAGCCCTGGCCGGTGGCGTCACCACCGTGCAGATCCTGCCGGGCTCCGGCAATCTGATCGGCGGGCGCGGCGTGACCTTGAAAAACGTACCCTCGGTCACTGTGCAGGGCATGAAATTTCCCGGCGCGCCCTACAGCCTGAAAATGGCTTGCGGCGAAAACCCCAAGCGGGTTTACGGTTCCAAGGGCCAGCTGCCGTCTACCCGTATGGGCAATATGGCGGGCTACCGCAACGCCTGGATAGAAGCGGCGGAATACCGGAAAAAATGGGCCGATTACCAGAAAAAAATCGAAGCGGGCGAAGAGGCTGACGTTCCGGGCCGCGACCTGCGTCTGGAAACGCTGGCCGGCGTGCTGGATGGCGAAATCCGCGTGCACAACCATTGTTACAAGGCCGATGAAATGGCGCAGATGATCGATATGTCGAAGGAATTCGGCTACGAGATTGCCGCCTTTCACCACTCGGTGGAAGCCTACAAAGTGGCGCCGCAATTGGCGCAGGAAGGCATTTGCGCGGTGATGTGGGCCGACTGGTGGGGCTTCAAGCAGGAAGCGTTCGATATGGTGCGCGAGAACATTGCACTGGTGGATTACGTGAAGGGCTGTGCGATTATCCACTCGGATGACCCCATCCAGATTCAGCGCCTGAACCAGGAGGTGGCCAAAGCCATGAGCGCGGGCAACCGCCTCGGGTTGGGGCTGACGGGCGCGCAGGCGATCAAATGGGCCACCCTGAACCCGGCCAGATCGCTGGGCCTTGAGGACAAAATCGGTTCCGTGACCGAAGGCAAAAACGCCGATCTGGTGTTGTGGGATGCAGACCCCATGAGCGTTTACGCGCACGCCGAAAAAGTCTGGATTGATGGCAGTTTGCGCTACGACCGGCTCGACGCCAGCGTGGCCCCCACCAGTGATTTCAACCTGGGTATTCTGCAAGCCGGGGAGGTGCGCCCATGA
- a CDS encoding amidohydrolase family protein has translation MNRLTKTLASALMLSLPLCAAAESILIKGADIYTASKTLPATDLLIADGRIEAMGKNLSLPADRVIDGKGKSVTAGLFNSYTQLGVVEVGAIEQTVDFHTERTDITAALKMADAFNPQSTLLPHNRAHGLTHAVIMPESGSGLFSGTVALAQLGNSPRIVQKNLGVAVDYTEYGISLAGNSRAAAIALLRQALTDARDFAANKKAALAGETREFSLSLMDLAALEPVIKGETLLFARVHRAVDIVQILDLAKEYQLKLMLVGVQEGWMVADKIAAQGVPVLMDPIDNLPTGYQSLGARLDNAALLHKAGVPLLFTGMSWHNTHNAYLVRQSAGNAVANGLDKTVAIAAMTANPARWFKAPVTGDLAKGGVADLVLWSGDPLEVTSEPVLVMAGGETASMVTRATMLRDRYFERLKPAK, from the coding sequence ATGAACCGTTTGACTAAAACCCTGGCCAGCGCATTGATGCTGAGCCTGCCCCTGTGCGCGGCGGCGGAATCGATCCTGATCAAAGGCGCCGATATTTATACCGCCAGCAAAACCTTGCCGGCCACCGACTTGTTGATTGCCGACGGGCGCATTGAAGCCATGGGCAAAAATTTGTCCCTGCCGGCCGATCGCGTGATTGACGGCAAAGGCAAATCCGTTACGGCCGGATTGTTCAACAGCTACACCCAGCTGGGCGTGGTGGAAGTGGGTGCCATTGAACAGACGGTGGATTTCCACACGGAGCGCACCGACATTACCGCTGCATTGAAAATGGCCGACGCGTTTAACCCGCAGTCCACCTTGCTGCCACACAATCGCGCCCATGGCCTCACCCACGCGGTAATCATGCCGGAATCCGGCAGTGGGTTGTTCTCGGGCACTGTTGCGCTGGCACAGTTGGGCAACAGTCCGCGCATCGTGCAGAAAAACCTGGGCGTAGCGGTGGATTACACCGAGTATGGCATCAGCCTGGCAGGCAACTCCCGTGCCGCGGCTATCGCTTTGTTGCGCCAGGCGCTGACCGACGCCCGGGATTTTGCGGCCAATAAAAAAGCCGCGCTGGCAGGCGAGACCCGGGAATTTTCCCTGAGCCTGATGGACCTGGCGGCTTTGGAGCCGGTGATCAAAGGCGAAACCCTGTTGTTTGCCCGCGTGCATCGCGCTGTGGACATTGTGCAGATCCTCGATCTGGCCAAGGAATACCAACTGAAGCTGATGTTGGTGGGCGTGCAGGAAGGCTGGATGGTGGCCGACAAAATTGCCGCCCAGGGCGTGCCGGTGCTGATGGACCCGATTGATAACCTGCCCACGGGTTATCAGTCGCTGGGTGCGCGGCTGGACAATGCGGCGCTGCTGCACAAGGCTGGCGTGCCTTTGTTGTTTACCGGCATGAGCTGGCACAACACACACAATGCTTATCTGGTGCGTCAATCTGCCGGCAATGCCGTGGCCAATGGGCTGGACAAAACTGTCGCCATTGCCGCCATGACCGCCAACCCCGCGCGCTGGTTCAAAGCACCGGTAACGGGCGATCTGGCAAAAGGTGGCGTGGCCGATCTGGTGCTGTGGAGTGGCGACCCGTTGGAGGTTACCAGCGAGCCGGTATTGGTGATGGCCGGGGGTGAAACGGCGTCGATGGTGACCCGCGCCACGATGCTGCGCGACCGTTACTTCGAGCGCCTGAAGCCTGCCAAGTAA
- a CDS encoding DUF2799 domain-containing protein → MKKIIYCLLAVMALLAGGCATMNKQECEVADWYAIGYQHGVHGQGTGKYKEYASDCADHNIKADFTAFKRGHRAGLDEYCSYDTGRNLGQNGSSYNTQCESGRYPEFERGYHLGLEDYCNYDNGLISGENGYSLNRACNAYPSFGAGHEAGYARYEIRRSIASLEQELSDIESQISAEQALIADSEALIISKDATVDERTQALIDIKLHREEISKLRKARHRVEASLSDLHMQLDGPGLR, encoded by the coding sequence ATGAAAAAGATCATCTATTGCCTATTGGCCGTTATGGCCCTTCTCGCCGGTGGTTGTGCCACCATGAACAAACAGGAATGTGAAGTGGCCGACTGGTATGCCATTGGTTATCAGCACGGGGTGCATGGCCAGGGCACCGGCAAATACAAGGAATACGCCAGCGATTGTGCCGATCACAACATCAAAGCCGATTTCACCGCTTTCAAACGCGGTCATCGCGCCGGTCTGGACGAATACTGCAGTTACGATACCGGCCGGAATCTCGGCCAGAACGGCAGCAGTTACAATACCCAATGCGAATCCGGCCGCTACCCGGAATTCGAGCGCGGTTATCACTTGGGCTTGGAGGACTACTGCAATTACGACAATGGCCTTATCTCGGGCGAGAACGGCTACAGCCTTAACCGCGCGTGCAATGCCTACCCGTCGTTTGGTGCCGGTCACGAGGCGGGCTATGCACGGTATGAAATCCGCCGCAGCATTGCGTCGCTAGAACAAGAGCTGAGCGATATCGAAAGCCAGATTTCTGCAGAACAAGCGTTGATTGCCGATTCGGAAGCGCTGATTATCAGCAAAGATGCAACTGTGGATGAGCGCACGCAGGCGCTGATTGATATCAAACTGCACAGGGAAGAAATTTCCAAACTGCGCAAGGCGCGCCATCGCGTTGAAGCCAGTCTGAGTGATTTGCACATGCAGCTGGACGGACCCGGCTTGCGGTGA